One Streptomyces sp. R28 DNA window includes the following coding sequences:
- a CDS encoding alpha/beta fold hydrolase, with amino-acid sequence MVEHRMIDVNGIRLHIAEEGEGPLVVLLHGFPESWHSWRHQFGPLAAAGFRVVAPDQRGYGRSDHPQDVDAYSILHLVGDVVGLIHALGEEEAFVVGHDWGAPVAWHTALLRPDVVRGVAGLSVPPPFRGDQPPLQAMQERFGGRFYWNYFNLPGVADAEFSLDTRTALRKLFYSASGDAPGAGRPDQALVADPERGWLTEMTDPEVLPDWLTEKDLDELTESYAKGFTGALNWYRNLDRNWELTAAWHGAVVSVPALYMYGDRDLVPAFPGTPELIASLPELMPALRREPIVLPGCGHWTQQERPAEVNAALIEFLTELRG; translated from the coding sequence ATGGTTGAGCACCGCATGATCGACGTGAACGGCATCCGGCTGCACATCGCGGAGGAGGGCGAGGGCCCGCTCGTCGTGCTGCTGCACGGCTTTCCCGAGTCCTGGCACTCCTGGCGCCACCAGTTCGGCCCGCTGGCCGCCGCCGGGTTCCGGGTGGTCGCTCCCGACCAGCGCGGATACGGCCGTAGCGATCACCCGCAGGACGTGGACGCGTACAGCATCCTTCATCTCGTCGGGGACGTGGTCGGGCTGATCCACGCCCTGGGCGAGGAGGAGGCGTTCGTCGTCGGGCACGACTGGGGTGCACCGGTGGCCTGGCACACCGCGCTGCTGCGGCCCGACGTGGTGCGCGGGGTGGCGGGACTGAGCGTGCCGCCGCCGTTCCGCGGGGACCAGCCGCCGCTCCAGGCGATGCAGGAGCGGTTCGGCGGGCGGTTCTACTGGAACTACTTCAACCTGCCCGGCGTCGCCGACGCCGAGTTCTCCCTGGACACGCGCACCGCCCTGCGCAAGTTGTTCTACTCCGCCTCCGGTGACGCTCCCGGCGCAGGCCGCCCCGACCAGGCCCTGGTGGCCGACCCGGAGCGGGGCTGGCTCACGGAGATGACCGACCCCGAGGTGCTGCCGGACTGGCTCACCGAGAAGGACCTGGACGAGCTCACCGAGAGCTACGCCAAGGGCTTCACCGGCGCCCTGAACTGGTACCGCAACCTGGACCGCAACTGGGAGCTCACCGCCGCCTGGCACGGCGCGGTCGTCAGCGTGCCCGCGCTGTACATGTACGGCGACCGCGATCTGGTCCCGGCGTTCCCGGGCACGCCCGAACTCATCGCGAGTCTCCCGGAGTTGATGCCCGCCCTGCGCCGTGAGCCGATCGTGCTGCCGGGCTGCGGCCACTGGACCCAGCAGGAGCGGCCCGCGGAAGTGAACGCCGCGCTGATCGAGTTCCTGACGGAGCTGCGGGGCTGA
- a CDS encoding DUF397 domain-containing protein has translation MTEVVSPFWKSSYSGQENACVEVADTAPGGRAVRDSKQQDGPLLTVSREGRQAFIRQFG, from the coding sequence GTGACCGAGGTCGTAAGCCCCTTCTGGAAGTCGTCGTACTCGGGACAGGAGAACGCCTGCGTCGAGGTCGCCGACACCGCCCCCGGCGGCCGCGCCGTCCGTGACAGCAAGCAGCAGGACGGCCCCCTCCTCACCGTCTCCCGCGAGGGCCGGCAGGCCTTCATCCGGCAGTTCGGATAG
- a CDS encoding DUF5753 domain-containing protein, with protein MLLDPSRVHLSSGHGSSRIPRFGAQPKAAEIIAASQARVSRLESGHVTARVIEVRLLLDAYGVTEQEVRSKLEELAKHSKNRGWWIEHAEHLRPDYVDHIALEDDATYIREWQPVMVPGLLQTPAYAEAVIAHGPNCMEPERAAQLVKVRVGRQAKIEEGGASYTAILWEPVLAQPLVNVETHREQLSAILEIGKRKNVTVQVLPFSAGILAGYSSALYSFSFDEEPTVEAVAMDNLRGTSVLEGAEDLAAYANAFDLLRSSALTPDASAKLIRGVLRSLKEDTS; from the coding sequence ATGCTCCTCGATCCAAGCCGCGTTCATCTGTCCAGTGGGCACGGGAGTTCACGGATCCCGCGATTCGGGGCGCAGCCGAAGGCCGCCGAGATCATCGCGGCAAGTCAGGCGAGGGTCAGCCGCCTTGAGAGCGGTCACGTCACCGCGCGCGTCATCGAGGTGCGGTTGCTGCTGGATGCGTACGGCGTGACGGAACAAGAAGTGCGCAGCAAGCTAGAGGAGTTGGCCAAGCACTCCAAGAACCGGGGCTGGTGGATCGAACATGCCGAGCACCTGCGGCCGGACTACGTCGATCACATCGCGTTGGAGGATGACGCGACGTACATCCGCGAGTGGCAGCCGGTGATGGTGCCGGGGCTACTGCAAACTCCGGCCTATGCAGAGGCGGTTATCGCTCACGGCCCCAACTGCATGGAGCCGGAACGGGCCGCCCAGTTGGTGAAGGTCCGTGTGGGCAGGCAGGCGAAGATCGAAGAGGGCGGAGCCTCGTACACGGCCATCCTCTGGGAACCGGTCCTCGCTCAACCGCTGGTGAACGTCGAGACTCACCGCGAGCAGCTGTCCGCGATCCTGGAGATCGGCAAGCGGAAGAACGTCACCGTGCAGGTGCTGCCGTTCAGTGCGGGCATCCTGGCTGGTTACTCCTCCGCCTTGTACTCCTTCAGCTTCGATGAGGAGCCGACGGTCGAAGCGGTCGCCATGGACAATCTGCGAGGCACGTCTGTCCTTGAAGGGGCCGAGGACCTTGCGGCTTACGCCAATGCGTTCGACCTACTGCGATCGTCAGCGTTGACGCCGGACGCGAGCGCGAAGCTCATCCGGGGCGTACTGCGGAGCCTGAAGGAAGACACATCGTGA
- a CDS encoding glutaredoxin domain-containing protein produces MMRAWILPTLLVLCGSALAAELVFSGTPGAAAALLLVFVLLAGVNSPLPFPRSIGALEAERRSAVDGRPVVFWRPGCKYCLRLRIRLGRDARQLHWVDIWRDPAGAAAVRAANDGNETVPTVVVAGRAHVSPAAEWVREQLSRSA; encoded by the coding sequence ATGATGCGCGCTTGGATCTTGCCGACGCTGCTTGTGCTCTGTGGCTCAGCCCTTGCGGCTGAGCTGGTCTTCAGCGGGACCCCAGGCGCCGCCGCGGCACTCCTGCTGGTGTTCGTGCTGCTCGCAGGCGTGAACTCGCCTCTGCCCTTCCCGAGGTCGATCGGTGCGCTGGAGGCAGAACGCCGCAGTGCGGTCGATGGCCGGCCGGTCGTCTTCTGGCGGCCGGGGTGCAAGTACTGCCTGCGACTGCGCATCCGGTTGGGCCGTGACGCCCGCCAGTTGCACTGGGTCGACATCTGGCGCGACCCGGCTGGAGCGGCAGCGGTGAGGGCGGCCAACGACGGCAATGAGACCGTGCCGACCGTGGTCGTGGCGGGCCGAGCACACGTCAGCCCCGCTGCTGAGTGGGTGCGCGAGCAGCTCTCCCGTTCCGCTTGA
- a CDS encoding cellulase family glycosylhydrolase, which translates to MFRSLRRALCAAAAALLLPLGAGAQTAHAADPGAGYWHTSGRQILDAAGQPVRIAGINWFGFETGNHVLHGLWARDYKSMLDQMRSLGYNTLRLPFSDDILKPGTMPDSINFADGKNADLQGLTSVQVLDKIVAYAGRTGLKVVLDRHRPDSGGQSALWYTASVPESTWIANLKALAQRYKGDSTVVGIDLHNEPHDPACWGCGDTTRDWRLAAQRAGNAVLSVNPELLIMVEGVQSYDGVSGWWGGNLMGVAQYPVQLDVPNRLVYSAHDYATSVAQQPWLSDPAFPGNMPGVWDRYWGYLFKQNIAPVWIGEFGTTLQSTVDQKWLTALVTYLRSTSTYGADSFHWTFWSWNPNSGDTGGILKDDWSTVDTVKDGYLASIKAPGFPGSGGGGGDPGPGGSTATCSAVYTVSSDWGGGFNAEVRVTNAGAVPVKSWKVMWTWGGAQKVTSMWNASYTQSGSTVSASNADHNGAIAAGGTASFGFSGAPGGGGVPSVSCTAT; encoded by the coding sequence ATGTTCCGCAGCTTGCGAAGAGCGCTGTGTGCTGCCGCGGCGGCGCTTCTGTTACCGCTGGGGGCCGGTGCGCAGACCGCCCACGCGGCGGATCCCGGCGCCGGCTACTGGCACACCAGCGGTCGGCAGATCCTGGACGCGGCCGGGCAGCCGGTCCGTATCGCCGGGATCAACTGGTTCGGCTTCGAGACCGGCAACCACGTCCTGCACGGCCTGTGGGCCCGCGACTACAAGAGCATGCTCGACCAGATGCGATCGCTGGGCTACAACACCCTGCGCCTGCCCTTCAGCGACGACATCCTCAAGCCCGGCACCATGCCGGACAGCATCAACTTCGCCGACGGCAAGAACGCCGACCTGCAGGGGCTGACGTCCGTGCAGGTCCTCGACAAGATCGTGGCGTACGCCGGTCGGACCGGCCTGAAGGTCGTCCTCGACCGGCATCGTCCCGACTCCGGCGGCCAGTCGGCGCTCTGGTACACGGCGTCGGTCCCCGAGTCGACGTGGATCGCCAACCTCAAGGCACTGGCGCAGCGCTACAAGGGCGACAGCACGGTCGTCGGCATCGACCTGCACAACGAGCCCCACGACCCCGCCTGCTGGGGATGCGGCGACACGACCCGCGACTGGCGCCTCGCCGCCCAACGGGCCGGGAACGCCGTCCTGTCCGTCAACCCCGAGCTGCTGATCATGGTCGAGGGCGTCCAGTCGTACGACGGCGTCAGCGGCTGGTGGGGCGGCAACCTCATGGGCGTGGCCCAGTACCCGGTCCAGCTCGACGTCCCGAACCGGCTCGTGTACTCGGCCCACGACTACGCCACCAGCGTGGCCCAGCAGCCCTGGCTCAGCGATCCGGCGTTCCCCGGCAACATGCCGGGCGTCTGGGACCGGTACTGGGGTTACCTCTTCAAGCAGAACATCGCCCCCGTGTGGATCGGCGAGTTCGGTACGACGCTCCAGTCGACGGTGGACCAGAAGTGGCTGACGGCGCTGGTGACGTACCTGCGGTCGACGTCGACGTACGGGGCGGACTCGTTCCACTGGACGTTCTGGTCGTGGAACCCCAACTCCGGTGACACGGGCGGGATTCTGAAGGACGACTGGTCGACCGTGGACACCGTGAAGGACGGGTATCTGGCGAGCATCAAGGCGCCGGGATTTCCGGGGAGCGGGGGCGGCGGGGGTGATCCCGGCCCCGGCGGCTCCACGGCCACCTGCAGCGCCGTTTACACGGTCAGCAGCGACTGGGGCGGTGGCTTCAACGCCGAGGTGAGGGTGACCAACGCGGGTGCCGTGCCCGTCAAGTCCTGGAAAGTGATGTGGACTTGGGGCGGGGCACAGAAGGTCACCAGCATGTGGAACGCGTCGTACACGCAGAGCGGGAGCACCGTCAGCGCATCGAACGCCGACCATAACGGGGCGATAGCGGCCGGTGGCACGGCGAGCTTCGGGTTCTCGGGGGCGCCCGGGGGCGGAGGTGTGCCGAGTGTGAGCTGTACGGCGACGTGA
- a CDS encoding ABC transporter permease: MTAVDLPAPATHGRLYWTLADVWNVVRRGLTHYQRQPVNIAWQLGFPILSVLLYGYVFGSAMKVPGGGDYKDFLMPGMFVMTMAFGFINTATLVVHDSTKGVIDRFRSMPMASSAVVAGRGITDLLTACAELAIMMLTAFAMGWRPDGGFGFLGAFGLLLWLRFALIWIGVWLGLMVPNPEAAGGLFAVAFPLTMISSIFVAPQLMPDWLGWVAAWNPISSTAAAGRELFGTPVVGGDSWVEQHALLMAGVWPVVLTAIFLPLAVRRFQKLSR, translated from the coding sequence ATGACCGCCGTGGACCTGCCTGCCCCGGCCACGCACGGCCGCCTGTACTGGACCCTCGCCGACGTCTGGAACGTCGTCCGCCGCGGCCTCACCCACTACCAGCGCCAACCGGTCAACATCGCCTGGCAGTTGGGCTTCCCGATCCTGTCCGTCCTGCTCTACGGCTATGTCTTCGGCAGCGCGATGAAGGTGCCCGGCGGCGGGGACTACAAGGACTTCCTGATGCCGGGCATGTTCGTGATGACGATGGCGTTCGGCTTCATCAACACCGCCACCCTCGTCGTCCACGACTCCACCAAGGGTGTCATCGACCGGTTCCGCTCCATGCCGATGGCCTCGTCCGCGGTGGTCGCGGGGCGCGGGATCACCGATCTGCTCACCGCCTGTGCGGAGTTGGCGATCATGATGCTGACGGCCTTCGCGATGGGCTGGCGCCCGGACGGCGGGTTCGGCTTCCTCGGCGCCTTCGGTCTGCTGCTGTGGCTGCGGTTCGCGCTGATCTGGATCGGGGTGTGGCTGGGCCTGATGGTCCCCAACCCGGAGGCCGCGGGCGGTCTGTTCGCCGTCGCCTTCCCGCTCACGATGATCTCCAGCATCTTCGTCGCGCCGCAGCTGATGCCCGACTGGCTCGGCTGGGTGGCGGCCTGGAACCCGATCTCGTCCACCGCCGCGGCCGGCCGTGAGCTGTTCGGTACGCCGGTCGTGGGCGGGGACTCCTGGGTCGAGCAGCACGCGCTGCTGATGGCCGGGGTGTGGCCGGTGGTCCTGACGGCGATCTTCCTGCCGCTCGCGGTGCGGAGGTTCCAGAAGCTGAGCCGGTGA
- a CDS encoding ATP-binding cassette domain-containing protein, whose protein sequence is MGEGSDGNDGCAVRAEGLEKRYGEKRALDGFDLAVREGTVHGLLGPNGAGKTTAVRILSTLIRLDGGRATVAGLDVARQPREVRARIGLTGQYAAVDEVLTGRQNLEMFGRLFHLGGRRAKVRAAQLLDQFDLTDAADKGVGDYSGGMRRRLDLAASMILAPAVLFLDEPTTGLDPRSRGEVWDSVRALVASGTTVLLTTQYLEEADKLASHITVIDQGRAIADDTPDGLKNLVGGDRIEVVVAERADIPQVAKVVARVSDGEPETEEGELRVHAPVVDRVAALTEVARTLQDEGVQVEDIGLRRPSLDDVFLRLTGHRTEKAGKAEKEAVA, encoded by the coding sequence ATGGGTGAAGGAAGCGACGGGAACGACGGATGCGCGGTGCGGGCCGAAGGGCTGGAGAAGCGCTACGGCGAGAAGCGCGCCCTAGACGGCTTCGACCTGGCCGTTCGTGAGGGGACGGTGCACGGTCTGCTCGGGCCGAACGGCGCGGGCAAGACCACCGCCGTACGCATCCTGTCCACGCTGATCAGGCTGGACGGCGGCCGGGCGACGGTGGCCGGTCTGGATGTGGCCCGGCAGCCGCGCGAGGTGCGGGCGCGCATCGGGCTCACCGGGCAGTACGCCGCCGTGGACGAGGTGCTCACCGGGCGGCAGAACCTGGAGATGTTCGGCCGGCTCTTCCATCTGGGCGGCAGGCGGGCGAAGGTGCGTGCCGCGCAGCTCCTCGATCAGTTCGACCTGACCGACGCAGCCGACAAGGGCGTCGGCGACTACAGCGGCGGTATGCGGCGCCGTCTCGACCTCGCCGCCTCGATGATCCTCGCCCCGGCCGTCCTCTTCCTCGACGAGCCGACGACCGGGCTCGACCCCCGTAGCCGGGGCGAGGTCTGGGATTCCGTACGGGCGTTGGTGGCAAGCGGCACGACTGTGCTGCTGACCACGCAGTACCTGGAGGAGGCCGACAAGCTGGCCTCGCACATCACCGTCATCGACCAGGGCCGGGCCATCGCCGACGACACCCCGGACGGACTGAAGAACCTCGTCGGCGGCGACCGTATCGAGGTCGTCGTCGCCGAACGGGCCGACATCCCGCAGGTGGCGAAGGTCGTCGCCCGCGTCTCGGACGGCGAACCGGAGACGGAGGAGGGCGAGTTGCGGGTACACGCGCCCGTGGTCGACCGGGTGGCCGCGCTGACCGAGGTCGCGCGGACGCTGCAGGACGAGGGCGTCCAGGTCGAGGACATCGGGCTGCGCAGGCCGAGCCTCGACGACGTCTTCCTGCGCCTGACCGGACACCGCACCGAGAAGGCCGGGAAGGCCGAGAAGGAGGCCGTCGCATGA
- a CDS encoding TetR/AcrR family transcriptional regulator has protein sequence MTSGKGDTSGTETSGSGDIVRTLELLWDAGPRPSRGPKPTLTLDQIVEAAVRVADGEGLESVSMRRVAAELGTGTMSLYRYVPGKAELLDLMLDRVQRPSENPAALGDGGWRSALEAMGRATLDLYRRHPWLLQVNQSRPILGPSAVDAMEKVLDRIKPMGLTDPELVSAIIMIDSYVVGAARTQLYQREAERRTGLTDTEFWQAQAPMLEKIMASGRYPLLASLHEDAWGPDFDHFEFGLQRILDGLDVLVARRAETSPRTP, from the coding sequence ATGACGAGCGGCAAGGGCGACACCAGCGGTACGGAGACCAGCGGCAGCGGCGACATCGTCCGCACGTTGGAGCTGCTCTGGGACGCGGGCCCACGCCCGAGCCGGGGGCCCAAGCCGACCCTCACCCTGGACCAGATCGTGGAAGCGGCCGTCCGGGTCGCGGACGGCGAGGGCCTGGAGTCGGTGTCCATGCGCCGGGTCGCCGCCGAGCTGGGCACCGGCACGATGTCGCTGTACCGGTACGTCCCCGGCAAGGCCGAGCTGCTCGACCTGATGCTGGACCGTGTCCAGCGCCCCTCCGAGAACCCGGCCGCCCTCGGCGACGGCGGCTGGCGCTCGGCCCTGGAGGCCATGGGACGGGCGACCCTGGACCTCTACCGCCGCCACCCCTGGCTGCTCCAGGTCAACCAGTCCCGCCCGATCCTCGGCCCGAGTGCCGTGGACGCCATGGAGAAGGTGCTCGACCGCATCAAGCCGATGGGCCTGACCGACCCCGAGCTGGTCTCGGCGATCATCATGATCGACAGCTACGTCGTCGGGGCCGCGCGCACCCAGCTGTACCAGCGGGAGGCGGAGCGCCGCACGGGCCTGACGGACACGGAGTTCTGGCAGGCCCAGGCACCCATGCTGGAGAAGATCATGGCCTCCGGCCGCTACCCCTTGCTCGCCTCCCTCCACGAGGACGCCTGGGGCCCCGACTTCGACCACTTCGAGTTCGGACTGCAACGGATCCTGGACGGACTCGACGTCCTGGTCGCCCGGCGCGCAGAGACATCACCCCGGACGCCGTAA
- a CDS encoding WD40 repeat domain-containing protein yields the protein MRRPIALLAGFLIAGACALPASAADGDEDFTIKDPRITESSGLAASRQHPGIYWTHNDQDKGAYLYAVDSGTGETVATITMTGVGTPRDVEAISMGPGNEIYVGDIGDNDGVEWPYVWVYRLPEPKTLKDQTIRATQYVVKYSDGPRDAESLVVHPRTGRVYIIDKQEDGGHLYEAPAELSASGTNVFKPVTPVDLWATDAAFSPDGETLAARGYFGGIAYDWNGGRLKRLERINVPLGQGESVSYSADGTKIMLGSEGANSNVVAKDAPGGAGSSDSSSGSGSSASSGEGDSGRTGDLKVGAVAVLVACVVVFGFRRLVRRR from the coding sequence ATGCGCCGACCGATCGCCCTTCTCGCCGGATTCCTGATCGCGGGCGCGTGCGCCCTGCCCGCCTCCGCCGCCGACGGCGACGAGGACTTCACGATCAAGGACCCGCGCATCACGGAGTCCAGCGGCCTCGCCGCGTCGCGGCAGCACCCCGGCATCTACTGGACGCACAACGACCAGGACAAGGGTGCCTACCTCTACGCCGTCGACAGCGGCACCGGCGAGACCGTCGCGACGATCACCATGACCGGCGTGGGCACCCCGCGCGACGTGGAGGCGATCTCCATGGGGCCCGGGAACGAGATCTACGTCGGCGACATCGGCGACAACGACGGTGTGGAGTGGCCCTATGTGTGGGTCTACCGGCTGCCCGAGCCCAAGACGCTCAAGGACCAGACGATCCGTGCCACGCAGTACGTGGTGAAGTACTCCGACGGGCCCCGCGACGCCGAGTCCCTCGTCGTGCACCCCAGGACCGGGCGCGTCTACATCATCGACAAGCAGGAGGACGGCGGGCACCTGTACGAGGCGCCGGCCGAGCTCTCCGCCAGCGGCACGAACGTCTTCAAGCCCGTCACCCCGGTCGACCTGTGGGCCACCGACGCCGCCTTCTCCCCGGACGGCGAAACCCTCGCCGCACGCGGCTACTTCGGCGGCATCGCCTACGACTGGAACGGCGGCAGGCTCAAGCGGCTGGAGCGCATCAACGTGCCCCTGGGCCAGGGGGAGTCCGTCTCCTACTCCGCCGACGGCACGAAGATCATGCTCGGCAGCGAGGGCGCCAACAGCAACGTCGTGGCGAAGGACGCCCCCGGGGGCGCCGGATCCTCCGACTCATCGTCCGGCAGCGGGAGTTCAGCCTCCTCCGGCGAGGGCGACAGCGGCAGGACGGGCGACCTCAAGGTCGGCGCCGTCGCGGTGCTCGTGGCCTGCGTCGTGGTCTTCGGGTTCCGGCGGCTGGTGCGCCGCAGGTGA
- a CDS encoding SGNH/GDSL hydrolase family protein, whose product MLRFMPVGDSQTIGSAGEHTWRYRMWQHLHETYGGPFALVGPRETLYDKAMDAPTSYEYADPDFPRAHLAGWGEGWLHMAPLIGEAVRSHRADVLLVSLGLIDLGFYTNAEQTAENVREFVAAARAANPTVRMAVLPVIPNVRATSDAPFAAEVTRFNELLAKAVADLDEPRSPLLLASPPPSYDIHLDTYDGTHPNASGEHKIAEAFADAMYQAWGLGEPYEAA is encoded by the coding sequence ATGCTCAGGTTCATGCCCGTCGGCGACTCCCAGACCATCGGCAGCGCCGGCGAACACACGTGGCGCTACCGCATGTGGCAGCACCTGCATGAGACGTACGGCGGCCCCTTCGCCCTCGTCGGCCCGCGCGAGACCCTGTACGACAAGGCGATGGACGCGCCCACGTCGTACGAGTACGCCGACCCCGACTTCCCCCGCGCCCACCTCGCCGGCTGGGGCGAGGGCTGGCTGCACATGGCCCCGCTGATCGGCGAGGCGGTGCGGTCGCACCGGGCGGATGTGCTGCTGGTGTCGCTGGGCCTGATCGACCTGGGCTTCTACACGAACGCGGAGCAGACGGCGGAGAACGTACGGGAGTTCGTGGCGGCGGCAAGGGCGGCGAACCCGACGGTGCGGATGGCCGTACTGCCGGTGATCCCGAACGTCCGCGCCACCTCGGACGCGCCCTTCGCCGCCGAGGTCACCCGCTTCAACGAACTGCTGGCCAAGGCGGTGGCGGACCTGGACGAGCCCCGCTCGCCCCTGCTCCTGGCCTCCCCTCCCCCGTCGTACGACATCCACCTCGACACGTACGACGGCACGCACCCGAACGCGAGCGGCGAGCACAAGATCGCGGAGGCCTTCGCGGACGCGATGTATCAGGCGTGGGGGTTGGGCGAGCCGTACGAGGCCGCGTGA
- a CDS encoding amidase: MERMNTTRRGVLALGTAAAATPWLGTAQARAHAQPRTPADFSGELDELGIAELRGRMADGRLDAVRLTHYYLDRIDRIDPLLRSVIEVNPDALREARRLDAEQGPRGPLHGMPVLLKDLVETGDRMHTTAGSLALEGLRPARDATVAARLRAAGAVILGKTNLSEWAGGMSLTHHAGWSARGGQTRNPYKLDRSPNESSSGTGVAVAANLCVAGIGTETNGSIIDPASANCVVGVKPTVGLVGRGGVIPGVPSQDSVGPLARTVRDAAILLGTLVGVDARDPATEASRGRFHRDYTRFLDADGLRGARIGVPRAVYFGYSDHADEIAERAIAVLRAAGATVVDPADIPTAGQLEDLPGSMIVQAYEIKRGLDAYLAAAPGDHPRSLAELIEFNRAHADRELRYVRQDGLEAVHQLDFTEREYREALATSHRLSRAEGIDAVLRRHRLDALVMPTSGPPAKIDLIRGDTYGGGASTPAALAGYPAISVPAGFAFGLPVGLTFMGTAWSEPTLLRLAYAYERASRVRRPPTYRAADVGF, translated from the coding sequence ATGGAGCGGATGAACACCACACGCCGAGGCGTGCTCGCGCTGGGTACCGCGGCGGCGGCCACACCCTGGCTCGGGACAGCCCAGGCCCGAGCCCATGCCCAGCCCCGGACCCCCGCCGACTTCTCCGGAGAGCTCGACGAGTTGGGCATCGCGGAGCTGCGCGGACGGATGGCCGACGGACGGCTCGACGCCGTACGCCTCACCCACTACTACCTGGACCGGATCGACCGCATCGATCCGCTCCTGCGCTCGGTGATCGAGGTCAACCCCGACGCCCTGCGCGAGGCTCGGCGGCTGGACGCCGAGCAGGGCCCCCGGGGGCCGTTGCACGGCATGCCCGTCCTGCTGAAGGACCTGGTGGAGACCGGGGACCGGATGCACACGACGGCGGGCTCGCTCGCCCTGGAAGGCCTGCGGCCGGCGCGGGACGCCACGGTCGCCGCCCGGTTGCGGGCCGCCGGTGCCGTCATCCTCGGCAAGACCAACCTGAGCGAGTGGGCGGGCGGGATGTCGCTCACCCACCACGCCGGGTGGAGCGCCCGCGGCGGTCAGACCCGCAACCCCTACAAGCTGGACCGGTCGCCGAACGAGTCCAGCTCCGGTACGGGCGTCGCCGTCGCGGCGAACCTGTGCGTCGCCGGGATCGGTACCGAGACGAACGGCTCGATCATCGACCCGGCCTCGGCGAACTGCGTCGTCGGGGTCAAGCCGACCGTCGGACTGGTCGGACGCGGCGGTGTGATCCCCGGAGTGCCGAGCCAGGACAGTGTCGGGCCGCTGGCGCGTACGGTCCGGGACGCCGCGATCCTGCTCGGGACCCTTGTCGGGGTCGACGCGCGCGACCCGGCGACCGAGGCGAGCCGCGGCCGCTTCCACCGTGACTACACCCGCTTCCTGGACGCCGACGGGCTGCGCGGTGCGCGCATCGGCGTGCCGCGAGCCGTGTACTTCGGCTACAGCGACCATGCCGACGAGATCGCGGAACGGGCGATCGCCGTGCTCCGCGCGGCCGGTGCGACCGTCGTCGACCCGGCCGACATCCCGACGGCCGGGCAACTGGAGGACCTGCCCGGCTCGATGATCGTCCAGGCGTACGAGATCAAACGGGGGCTGGACGCCTACCTGGCCGCCGCCCCCGGCGACCACCCGCGCAGCCTCGCCGAGCTCATCGAGTTCAACCGTGCGCACGCCGACCGCGAGCTGCGCTACGTACGCCAGGACGGACTGGAGGCGGTGCACCAGCTGGACTTCACCGAGCGTGAGTACCGGGAGGCGCTGGCCACCAGCCACCGCCTGTCGCGTGCCGAGGGCATCGACGCGGTGCTGCGCCGGCACCGGCTGGACGCCTTGGTGATGCCGACCTCCGGCCCCCCGGCCAAGATCGACCTGATCCGCGGGGACACCTACGGCGGCGGCGCCTCGACCCCCGCCGCGCTCGCCGGCTACCCCGCGATCAGCGTCCCGGCGGGCTTCGCCTTCGGCCTGCCGGTCGGCCTGACCTTCATGGGCACGGCGTGGAGCGAGCCGACGCTGCTTCGGTTGGCGTACGCCTACGAGCGGGCGAGCCGGGTGCGGCGACCGCCGACGTACCGGGCGGCCGATGTGGGGTTCTGA